Proteins encoded in a region of the Planococcus shixiaomingii genome:
- a CDS encoding cytochrome (ubi)quinol oxidase subunit III, producing the protein MDINRKYTPQSWPDHPETATMEGKNKFVGFWLLLAAESVTFASLFATYLALKDKGPSGMEFTASQLFELPLVFIMTMILLTSSLTSVYAMYHMKNHNFKAMQAWLMITVLLGAAFLALEIYEFNHYVHLGFGYTNSAFSSAFYTLVGTHGAHVLFGLCWFIALMVRNAKRGLNTYNAPKFFLVSLYWHFIDVVWVFIFTVVYLMGVIG; encoded by the coding sequence ATGGACATTAATAGAAAATACACCCCTCAATCGTGGCCGGATCATCCTGAAACTGCTACAATGGAAGGGAAAAATAAGTTTGTCGGTTTCTGGCTGCTTCTAGCTGCTGAATCGGTAACGTTTGCTTCTTTGTTTGCAACTTACCTGGCTTTGAAAGACAAAGGGCCAAGCGGCATGGAATTTACAGCATCTCAACTTTTTGAACTTCCGCTTGTATTTATTATGACGATGATCCTTTTGACTTCGTCTCTAACAAGCGTTTACGCTATGTATCATATGAAAAACCATAACTTTAAAGCGATGCAGGCATGGCTTATGATTACTGTCCTGCTTGGTGCAGCATTCCTTGCACTTGAAATTTATGAGTTTAACCATTATGTACATTTAGGCTTTGGCTACACAAACAGTGCTTTTAGTTCTGCTTTCTATACGCTTGTTGGAACGCACGGAGCACACGTATTGTTCGGTTTGTGTTGGTTCATTGCATTGATGGTCCGAAATGCGAAACGCGGTTTGAATACTTATAACGCACCTAAGTTTTTCCTTGTTTCGTTATACTGGCATTTTATTGACGTAGTATGGGTATTTATCTTTACTGTAGTCTATTTGATGGGAGTGATCGGATAA